CTCTGCTTCCCTTTCTCCCTCTGCTTCCCTTTCTCCCTCTGCTTCCCTTTCTCCCCTGTCACCAATACTAAAAAAACCATGACAAATCTTTCCATCAGTGCGGTAATTTGTACATACAACCGAGAAGAATATTTGCGAGGGGCGCTGGATAGTTTACTCCATCAAGATTTGGCTAATTATGAAATTATTGTGGTGGATAATGCTTCAACTGATGGCACTGCCGATATAGTGAAATCTTATTCAGATAATCCCAAAGTAAAATATGTTTATGAGCCAAAATTAGGGTTATCCGTGGCACGAAATACGGGGGTAATTAATGCTACTGGTGAGATAGTGGCTTATCTCGATGATGATGCCATAGCGCCCTCCCACTGGTTACCAACATTATTAGAGGTATTTGAAAATGATTCTGATGTAGTTATTGCTGGAGGTAAAGTTAAATTAATACTACCTGAACCTTATACTGAACTACCAGCATGGATTTCAGAGCAAATGGCAGGGGCGCTGGGTCTTTATGACTTAGGTGATGAAATGATAGCCATTCATGATGCCAGTTTCACACCTAGGGGCTTAAACTACGGTTTTCGTCGTAGTTTTTGGCAAGAAGTGGGCGGTTTTGATGTGAAATTTGACCGAGTTGGAAATAACTTATTATCCAATGGTGACTTAGTCTTTACCGAATTAGCCTTAAAGATGGAAAGAAAAGTTATGTATATCCCCACCGCTGAGGTAGGGCATAATGTACAACCAGAAAGATTAACGAAAGAATGGTTCAAAAGTCGTAGTTGGTGGCAAGGTATCAGCGAATATTATCGCCAACAAGGTAAGAATGTAACTAAAAACAAGCAATTTTTAGGCTCTTTAGAAAGAATTATACGAGGTTCATATAAAAGTATAAAATATATTAATAATCCTAGCACCAGATTTGAAAACATCTTGTATGTTTATGGTCAATTTGGTTATCTTAGTAAACTGTTAAAGATAGGCAAAAGATAAGAGTGAAAAGACAACAGTTAAATTTTTAACTTGTAAGGCAAAGGTTTTAAACCCCTTGTTAACAAAAATGCAAGTTGTTCAATGCGCCTTAACTTTGAACTGTAGTTTAGACTAAATGTAAAGAGGGCGTTGCTGATTTTGAGTATGATTCATATTTATTGGAAATCACTAAACTATTAAATAGTAAGTATTCCAGATTGTTGAGTTTTTATTTTCATACCTTGATTCAGCAATGCCTGATTTTTTTTTCTTTTTTTAATTCCATTTTTATGAAACTCTCGGAGCCTAACTCTGGACATTTGATGTTGTTTTCTATTCCACTTCCTACTCAATGCAAATCATATCTTAATTCAGCAAAGCCCTAAAAATTAGCTTAAATGTTGTTCTCCCTCTGTAACAGTTTTAATGGGAATCAAGTCAAGGGGAGACTTAATTTTTTTAGGAGTAGTGGCATTAGGATTTGGATTATCAGGGTTAACAATACCTCCCGAAATTAAAACTCGAAAAGCATCCTCAATGGATAAATCTACATTAGTAACACCATCTTCAGGTACAATTACATACCAACCAGAGGTAGGATTAGGAGTAGTTGGCACAAAAACACTTAACATCGGTTGTTCAAAACTACCTTGAATTACCGTACTAACTTTACCCGTCACAAATCCCATCGTCCATAAACCCTCTCTAGGATACTCGATAACTACTACCCGACGAAATTTAGTTTGAGAGTCTTGGAAAAGAGTTTCTAAAATTTGCTTGAGAGTCTTATAAACCGCACCAGCAAGAGGAATTGCCTGTAATATTCTTTCGCCAACATCCAACAACCAGCGCCCGACAATATTGCGCGCCATCAAACCGATAAGGAGAATAAATGCTAAAGGCACAGTTAAACCCACCACAAAATTAAGAAAATTAGTGAGAAGGGGATTGAGTCCGTCAAAAGGGTTAATTTGTTTAGGTATTTTAGTTAAAAATTTAATTGCCCAGTTAGCGATAACATAGCTTAACCAAATGGTTGTCGCTAAAGGAATCACTACTAATAACCCAGCAATTAAATCATTTTTTAAATTTTGTTTTAGGCGTTCTAACACAAACTGCTTACTCTATCTTTATTAGTATTAATTACTGTTATTTTACCTCTTCCCTACCA
This DNA window, taken from Cyanobacterium sp. T60_A2020_053, encodes the following:
- a CDS encoding glycosyltransferase family 2 protein, which gives rise to MTNLSISAVICTYNREEYLRGALDSLLHQDLANYEIIVVDNASTDGTADIVKSYSDNPKVKYVYEPKLGLSVARNTGVINATGEIVAYLDDDAIAPSHWLPTLLEVFENDSDVVIAGGKVKLILPEPYTELPAWISEQMAGALGLYDLGDEMIAIHDASFTPRGLNYGFRRSFWQEVGGFDVKFDRVGNNLLSNGDLVFTELALKMERKVMYIPTAEVGHNVQPERLTKEWFKSRSWWQGISEYYRQQGKNVTKNKQFLGSLERIIRGSYKSIKYINNPSTRFENILYVYGQFGYLSKLLKIGKR
- a CDS encoding DUF502 domain-containing protein, translating into MLERLKQNLKNDLIAGLLVVIPLATTIWLSYVIANWAIKFLTKIPKQINPFDGLNPLLTNFLNFVVGLTVPLAFILLIGLMARNIVGRWLLDVGERILQAIPLAGAVYKTLKQILETLFQDSQTKFRRVVVIEYPREGLWTMGFVTGKVSTVIQGSFEQPMLSVFVPTTPNPTSGWYVIVPEDGVTNVDLSIEDAFRVLISGGIVNPDNPNPNATTPKKIKSPLDLIPIKTVTEGEQHLS